A single Ciona intestinalis chromosome 12, KH, whole genome shotgun sequence DNA region contains:
- the LOC100177355 gene encoding fatty acyl-CoA reductase 1: MADSQEIPVNVPSIAEFFSGKSVAITGATGFIGTCLVEKILRCCPGVLKIFVFIREKKDKSATERLAHLTQLQVFDTVRTQQPDFQLKLVAVPCDLEKEGFDLSEESQTQIQNEVNIFIHSAATLRFNEHIRLSYQINTLGVRTMLKLCRTIKNLVSIVHISTAYSFCDRKDIGEEVYKTGWNFNKLHDTMQWMNDDMLTKLTPDILRDRPNTYTLTKAFGEEVIVKEGEGLPVCIVRPSIVGATYSDPVAGWCSNFNGATGLFIAYGKGLMRSLYVKRDICMDIIPADLVVNGTIAAAWRNAVCHNPVSANSVLSTSPLIDRRSNSTFSSASDLSELRTLGREREEESPEIELRRKTLPIYNLVASSSNPVLMREWNDIMTSSYTNYPLDALMSPDLKVASNKLMFRVFLFFKQYIPAYIFDAGLILIGKKPQLLRWTQRVSGTIGVLQFFLTSQWNWSNNSIQKLQREMNEQDRKQFNMDAAVVDWEQYMNNYAKGTKKFILKEDPMNYPAARRHVQRLRILGYCSQLLVFMVVWRLLVPRSGIAKNLWHLFMSLWFKFLGFFQISSTLHRSNFFSRILSSS, from the exons ATGGCAGACTCACAAGAG ATACCAGTTAATGTGCCAAGTATAGCTGAATTCTTCAGTGGCAAGTCAGTGGCAATCACAGGTGCAACTGGGTTTATTGGAACATGCTTGGTAGAAAAGATCCTACGCTGTTGTCcgggtgttttaaaaatctttgtcTTCATAAGGGAAAAGAAAGACAAAAGCGCAACAGAACGACTTGCCCATCTTACCCAGTTGCAG GTATTCGACACAGTGCGCACGCAACAACCCGATTTTCAATTGAAACTTGTTGCTGTGCCGTGTGATCTTGAAAAGGAAGGTTTTGACCTCAGTGAGGAATCACAAACTCAAATCCAAAACGAAGTGaacattttcattcattcagcaGCGACACTTCGTTTTAATGAACACATAAG GCTCTCCTACCAGATCAACACACTTGGAGTACGTACGATGCTTAAGTTATGCCGTACAATCAAAAATCTGGTGTCGATCGTTCATATTTCTACAG CTTATTCATTCTGTGACCGCAAGGACATTGGAGAAGAAGTTTACAAGACAGGTTGGAACTTCAACAAACTCCACGATACAATGCAGTGGATGAATGATGATATGTTGACCAAGCTAACTCCAGACATCTTGCGCGATCG ACCCAACACCTACACACTAACTAAAGCATTTGGAGAGGAGGTGATAGTTAAAGAAGGTGAAGGCCTCCCTGTTTGTATAGTTCGCCCAAGTATTGTTGGCGCAACTTATTCTGATCCGGTCGCT ggcTGGTGTTCAAATTTCAACGGAGCCACTGGTCTGTTTATTGCATACGGCAAAGGCCTCATGCGTTCACTGTATGTGAAGAGAGACATATGCATGGACATCATACCTGCAGATCTTGTGGTGAATGGAACAATAGCTGCTGCATGGAGAAATGCTGTATGTCATAACCCTGTCAGTGCAAATTCTGTTCTTTCCACCTCTCCACTCATAG ATCGGCGATCAAATTCAACATTTTCATCTGCTAGCGATCTTTCGGAGCTTCGGACACTAGGAAGAGAAAGAGAGGAAGAATCACCGGAAATTGAGCTTCGCAGAAAAACTCTTCCTATTTACAACCTGGTTGCAAGCAGCTCAAATCCAGTTCTTATGAGAGAGTGGA ATGATATTATGACTTCATCATACACCAACTATCCACTTGACGCTTTGATGTCGCcagatttgaaagttgcgtcaaacaa ATTGATGTTCagagtttttctttttttcaagcAATATATTCCTGCATATATATTTGATGCTGGGCTTATCCTTATTGGGAAAAAACCTCA ACTTTTACGTTGGACACAGCGTGTAAGTGGCACGATTGGTGTGCTTCAGTTTTTCCTCACCAGCCAGTGGAACTGGAGTAACAACAGTATACAGAAACTTCAGCGTGAGATGAATGAACAGGACAGAAAG CAATTTAATATGGATGCAGCAGTGGTTGACTGGGAGCAGTATATGAACAATTATGCAAAAGgaacaaagaaatttattcTTAAAGAAGATCCAATGAATTATCCAGCTGCCCGTCGCCATGTACAAAG gttgCGTATTTTGGGCTACTGTTCACAGTTGCTTGTGTTTATGGTTGTATGGCGTCTTCTTGTGCCTCGCAGCGGCATTGCAAAGAATCTGTGGCATCTCTTCATGTCTCTTTGGTTTAAGTTCCTTGGTTTTTTCCAGATCTCCAGTACCCTGCATCgatcaaattttttttcccgTATTCTGTCTagttcttaa